A single region of the Ziziphus jujuba cultivar Dongzao chromosome 10, ASM3175591v1 genome encodes:
- the LOC107412084 gene encoding LOW QUALITY PROTEIN: disease resistance protein At4g27190 (The sequence of the model RefSeq protein was modified relative to this genomic sequence to represent the inferred CDS: inserted 1 base in 1 codon) has product MEFIMSIGTWIAQEVAEYTLRPIGRQVCYVVQYKTNITSLHTQVDNLVNLKNRVQHSVDEALRKNEMIEADVEKWLESVNVVIADANKFFEKERGANNKCLHGLCPNIKPRHELSRKSTRIVEEVAELHRSGSGFTSVSYIPHPHGIKTTSITSVLESRVTIVDRIVEELANPNINMIGVYGLGGVGKTTLAKQVGEQVQVRKLFDEVAMAVVTQNPDPYRIQGEIADLLGLELKQETRAGRASALNNRISKDKKILIILDDAWKKLDLVDVGLDPIGNCKILFTSRSREILSEMGTQKEFRLEVLPEEETWSLFEKQAGVVVKDPAIRNVAVEVSKRCGGLPVLIITVASSLRNKSLHSWKDALRCLKRLDKDGMQQKAFSALEWSYSQLRDNETKLLFLLCGMVLDKNTIFINDLLKYSFGLDMFENVDTLSEAQDRLHSLVDCLXDACLLLDGDDSQHAKMHDLVRDVALSIASKEQQVFSLAYGNDLKEWPREDFLKNCTKISLPFCTVPELPTKFQCPKLEMFLFHNYQSEPKVPNSFFEEMKELKVLVLTKLSELSLPPSLHSLTNLHTLCLDGCSNLGENDIVLVGRLSNLEVLSLKSLSFHKLPKEIGQLTCLRLLDLSHCSNLEVIPPNVISSLSILEELNMKESFDKWKAEGVTVGEERNASVSELKHLSQLTTLNVHVPDASLLPANLFSSKLESFIISIGSGWSIYNLRSDVSKMLKLGLTRNQLDESLKMLVKKSEDVCLTFLEDDDDANNINMIPELDGGEGFPQMKHLDIQRTPSIKHVIESTHLNSSSHPACFLNLESLSLSELINLESICYFQPRIESFGKLRIIEVDNCPRLRNLFPVHVAKYIFLHLQELEVKSCGIMEEILVEEKEDSNFDIDQVTFPIECCQLQSLKLSSLPQLVCFSSESNMAATSMQLFNWKVVFPNLKELSIYYLSKLASIWSSSRLSATHDHRLDNFRNLHKVEIEGCTNLKYVFSASVARGLEQLVKLKVESCMAIKEIIAKEEDDQNQELILEFMFPKLQTLQLLQLPQLRKFYPGMYTSKWPSLDYLVIFGCEKIETFAAHISTFHHTTTTPFFFIEKDSFPKLTVMSFSGKEILYGPLPPAKCFPTLTDLNLSCVHFTSADFPFASLDKLPCLQKIDVYRAFYKVLFMEQQTPKGQINNGGDFAALTYLRLFKLPKLVYLSDANKSNSNSSSHSHRAADDHRPLVLFPNLEALIVEECRRLKNLQSSAISFHNLTCLSIDLCDGMRYLFTGSIAATGLNQLKTLAVKSCKRMTEIVSTTRRDGDGDEDPPAASAAAAAGGSITILSRLKDLSLTNLPSLSGFCSRNSMLNVKLPSLETLSVSECCLEMEISPDGTLIVTLDPTNQAQRLAQIAEEGEEQDDEKIVRD; this is encoded by the exons ATGGAGTTTATTATGAGTATTGGGACTTGGATTGCACAAGAAGTTGCTGAGTACACACTTAGACCAATTGGACGCCAAGTTTGTTATGTAGTTCAATATAAAACTAACATAACAAGTCTACATACTCAGGTTGACAACTTGGTTAATCTCAAAAATAGGGTGCAACATTCTGTTGATGAAGCTCTAAGAAAAAACGAAATGATCGAAGCTGATGTAGAAAAATGGCTCGAAAGTGTCAATGTGGTCATTGCAGATGCAAACAAATTCTTTGAAAAAGAACGCGGAGCAAATAATAAGTGTCTCCATGGTTTGTGTCCAAATATAAAGCCAAGACATGAGCTAAGCAGGAAATCAACAAGAATCGTGGAGGAGGTAGCTGAGCTCCATAGAAGTGGATCAGGATTTACTTCTGTTTCATACATTCCTCATCCACATGGGATAAAGACAACATCTATCACAAGTGTTCTTGAATCAAGGGTCACAATTGTGGACAGAATCGTAGAGGAATTGGCAAATCCTAATATCAACATGATTGGGGTGTATGGATTGGGTGGTGTTGGGAAGACCACACTTGCCAAACAAGTTGGCGAGCAAGTTCAAGTGCGAAAATTATTTGATGAGGTAGCTATGGCAGTTGTGACACAAAATCCTGATCCATATAGAATTCAAGGAGAAATTGCTGATCTGCTAGGATTGGAGTTAAAACAAGAAACCAGAGCTGGAAGAGCATCGGCTTTGAATAATAGGATTTCAAAAGACAAGAAGATTTTGATAATCTTAGATGATGCTTGGAAAAAACTTGATTTGGTGGATGTGGGACTTGACCCTATTGGCAATTGTAAAATCTTGTTTACTTCAAGAAGTCGAGAAATATTGTCAGAAATGGGCACACAGAAAGAATTTAGGCTTGAAGTGTTACCTGAGGAGGAAACTTGGAGTTTATTTGAGAAGCAGGCAGGTGTTGTTGTAAAAGATCCCGCTATAAGGAATGTAGCGGTTGAAGTATCCAAAAGATGTGGAGGTTTGCCGGTTCTAATCATCACTGTCGCAAGTTCTTTAAGAAATAAAAGCTTACATTCATGGAAAGATGCCTTGAGATGCCTAAAAAGGTTGGATAAGGATGGAATGCAACAAAAAGCATTCTCTGCTCTAGAGTGGAGTTACAGCCAGCTACGCGATAATGAGACAaagttattgttcttgttatgTGGAATGGTTCTGGACAAAAATACCATTTTCATCAATGATTTGCTTAAATACAGTTTTGGTTTGGATATGTTTGAAAATGTCGATACGTTGAGTGAAGCGCAAGATAGATTGCATTCACTGGTTGATTGCC AAGATGCTTGTCTGTTGCTTGATGGCGATGATAGTCAGCATGCCAAAATGCATGATCTTGTAAGGGATGTTGCTCTCTCCATTGCTTCCAAAGAGCAACAAGTCTTTTCACTAGCATATGGAAATGATTTGAAAGAATGGCCGAGAGAGGATTTCCTTAAGAATTGTACTAAAATCTCTTTGCCTTTCTGCACTGTCCCTGAGCTTCCTACAAAGTTTCAATGCCCAAAGCTAGAAATGTTTTTGTTTCATAATTACCAGTCAGAACCGAAAGTCCCAAATAGTTTCTTTGAAGAGATGAAAGAGCTCAAAGTGCTTGTTTTAACCAAACTTTCTGAACTTTCACTACCTCCATCTCTTCATTCCTTAACAAATCTTCACACATTATGTCTAGATGGATGCAGCAACTTGGGAGAAAATGACATAGTTCTAGTTGGAAGGCTAAGCAATTTAGAAGTACTTAGCTTGAAAAGTTTGAGCTTTCATAAGCTGCCCAAGGAAATAGGGCAATTGACTTGTCTGCGCTTGTTGGATTTGAGCCATTGCTCTAATCTCGAAGTTATTCCACCGAATGTGATATCAAGCTTGAGCATATTAGAAGAGTTGAATATGAAAGAAAGCTTTGACAAATGGAAAGCCGAAGGAGTCACTGTAGGGGAAGAAAGAAATGCTAGTGTTTCAGAGCTAAAGCACTTGTCTCAGTTGACAACATTGAATGTGCATGTTCCGGATGCAAGCCTTTTGCCAGCAAACTTATTCTCTAGCAAGTTAGAAAgtttcataatatccattggTAGTGGATGGAGTATATACAATCTTCGATCTGATGTCTCGAAGATGCTAAAACTTGGGCTCACAAGAAATCAATTGGATGAGAGTTTGAAGATGCTAGTTAAGAAATCTGAAGATGTGTGCTTGACTTTTTTGGAAGATGATGACGAtgctaataatattaatatgattCCTGAACTGGACGGTGGAGAAGGTTTTCCACAAATGAAACATCTAGACATCCAAAGGACTCCTAGTATTAAACATGTCATAGAGTCAACTCATTTGAATTCTTCTTCTCATCCTGCTTGCTTCCTCAACTTGGAGTCACTATCTCTAAGTGAGCTCATCAATTTGGAAAGTATATGTTATTTTCAGCCCAGAATAGAGTCTTTTGGAAAATTAAGAATCATAGAAGTTGATAACTGTCCTAGATTGAGGAATCTTTTCCCAGTTCATGTGGCCAAGTATATCTTCTTGCACCTTCAGGAACTAGAAGTGAAGTCTTGTGGAATAATGGAGGAGATATTAGTAGAGGAAAAAGAAGATAGTAATTTCGATATTGATCAAGTAACATTTCCCATTGAATGTTGTCAATTACAATCTTTGAAACTCTCCTCTCTTCCGCAGCTAGTCTGTTTCTCCTCTGAAAGCAACATGGCGGCTACATCTATGCAACTGTTCAATTGGAAG GTTGTATTTCCCAATTTGAAGGAATTGTCAATCTATTACCTGTCTAAGCTGGCAAGCATATGGAGTTCTTCAAGATTATCAGCCACTCATGATCATCGGTTGGATAACTTTCGAAATTTGCATAAAGTAGAAATCGAGGGGTGCACGAATTTGAAATATGTTTTTTCTGCTTCTGTGGCCAGAGGTCTTGAGCAGCTGGTGAAGCTAAAGGTAGAAAGTTGCATGGCGATAAAGGAAATCATTGCAAAGGAAGAAGATGATCAGAATCAGGAACTAATCCTTGAGTTCATGTTCCCAAAACTACAAACCCTTCAACTTCTACAGCTGCCACAACTTAGAAAGTTCTATCCAGGAATGTATACTTCCAAGTGGCCCTCATTGGACTATCTTGTGATTTTTGGATGTGAGAAAATTGAAACTTTTGCAGCCCATATTTCAACTTTCCATCACACCACTACTActcctttctttttcattgaaaag GATTCATTCCCCAAGTTGACTGTAATGTCGTTTAGCGGAAAGGAGATTTTGTATGGTCCACTCCCTCCAGCAAAGTGTTTTCCCACATTAACAGATCTTAATCTGTCTTGTGTACACTTTACCTCAGCTGATTTTCCATTTGCTTCTCTTGACAAGTTACCATGTCTGCAAAAGATTGATGTGTACCGAGCTTTTTACAAAGTTTTATTCATGGAACAACAAACACCTAAAGGGCAGATTAATAATGGGGGAGACTTTGCAGCTTTAACATACTTGAGGCTTTTTAAATTACCCAAGCTGGTGTATCTGTCAGATGCCAACAAGTCCAACTCCAACTCCAGCTCCCACTCCCACCGTGCAGCTGATGATCATCGGCCACTTGTACTTTTCCCAAACTTGGAAGCTCTGATAGTGGAGGAGTGTCGTAGATTGAAGAATCTACAATCATCAGCAATCTCATTCCACAATctaacatgtttgtctatagaTTTATGTGACGGGATGAGATATTTGTTTACTGGTTCCATTGCCGCAACTGGTTTGAACCAACTCAAAACTTTGGCGGTTAAAAGTTGTAAAAGGATGACAGAAATAGTATCCACCACCAGAAGGGATGGAGATGGGGATGAAGACCCACCAGCAgcatcagcagcagcagcagcggGAGGAAGTATAACCATTCTCAGCCGCTTGAAAGATTTGTCACTTACAAATCTACCAAGTCTTTCAGGGTTTTGCTCCAGAAATTCGATGCTTAATGTCAAACTTCCATCCTTGGAAACCTTAAGCGTTTCTGAGTGCTGCCTTGAGATGGAGATTTCCCCTGATGGAACACTCATTGTAACTCTTGATCCTACAAACCAAGCTCAAAGACTAGCACAGATAGCAGAAGAAGGTGAAGAACAAGATGATGAAAAAATTGTACGAGACTAG